One segment of Primulina tabacum isolate GXHZ01 chromosome 14, ASM2559414v2, whole genome shotgun sequence DNA contains the following:
- the LOC142523846 gene encoding uncharacterized protein LOC142523846: MARLFEHAHRPQVDIFEQFRRLNPKEFGGITDPFLVEGWIRSLDLHFEYLQMRDDVRARCAIYMLRDDASLWWEGVAHAVDLATLTWDMFKELFYGKYFPADVRGRLTREFIILRQGDSSVAEFIRKFDMGFHFVLMIARVAVQKLRHFLDGLRPTLRQGRHADEAGRL, encoded by the coding sequence ATGGCTAGGCTCTTTGAGCATGCTCACAGGCCTCAGGTGGATATTTTTGAGCAGTTCAGGCGActtaacccgaaggagttcgggggcaTTACTGATCCATTCTTGGTAGAGGGATGGATTAGATCACTGGATCTGCATTTTGAGTACCTTCAGATGAGAGATGACGTACGGGCCAGGTGCGCCAtctatatgttgagagatgatgCATCCCTTTGGTGGGAGGGAGTCGCTCATGCAGTGGACTTGGCTACCCTCACCTGGGACATGTTCAAGGAGTTGTTCTACGGGAAGTACTTTCCAGCTGACGTTAGAGGCCGCCTTACAAGGGAGTTTATTATTCTCCGCCAGGGGGACTCATCTGTGGCGGAGTTTATCCGCAAGTTCGACATGGGTTTCCATTTTGTGCTCATGATAGCTAGAGTTGCCGTTCAAAAGCTGAGACATTTCTTGGATGGACTGAGACCCACCCTTCGCCAGGGACGTCATGCTGATGAGGCCGGCAGGTTATGA